A part of Corynebacterium lactis RW2-5 genomic DNA contains:
- the metE gene encoding 5-methyltetrahydropteroyltriglutamate--homocysteine S-methyltransferase, giving the protein MAIHATVAGIPRIGPNRELKIALEKYWRDPATAGLLAATARGLVHRYIDSANAAGIDSIPTVGRSFYDSMLDTSALLGVLPSRFDTIPDCIGANLPAWIDRYFATARGTETQPASAMTKWFDTNYHYIVPELSSRTVFRPDVATWLGEACNFRAYSKGVIRPHLIGPYTYLALARTDDGSDPLALLEQLVDAYQDIIVRLGAEGFEWVQLDEPIAVTDLDDGARQRLRRCYQVLSDAAEAAGAKLWVQTYFGDGDQALEIFSGTGVGAIGVDLVAGGAELPHWTGQEVLVAGIVDGRNVWRRDLDEALNILENLADRGEIIVSTSCSLLHVPYSLRAETPTESEAEIHDWLAFGEEKIAEVALLARVLQARINGTDITADDAAALRRARVAVGKRATSELIHNERVERRVAAVGEQDRTRTPFERRRAAQEKTLNLPELPTTTIGSFPQTAEIRRARARLRRGDLTPERYDAAMIAEIREVIERQEELGLDVLVHGEPERNDMVQYFSEQLDGYLATTNGWVQSYGSRCVRPPILFGDVSRPEPMTVRWYEAAATMTSRQVKGMLTGPVTMLAWSFVRDDQPLGTTADQVALALRDEIADLVAAGARIIQVDEPAIRELLPLRKEDQPAYLEWAVGSFRLATAGVADDIQIHTHMCYSEFNELIGTIGDLDADVTSIEAARNGMQVLAALSNAGYAQGIGPGVWDIHSPRVPGQQEVDDLISDALASVDPKLLWINPDCGLKTRGWPETIASLKVLVKAAKKARSAAEPLSEVRAGAEPVSEGARVL; this is encoded by the coding sequence ATGGCTATTCATGCTACCGTCGCGGGCATTCCGCGTATCGGGCCAAATAGAGAACTTAAAATCGCACTGGAGAAGTATTGGCGAGACCCGGCTACAGCCGGACTGCTCGCAGCAACAGCGCGTGGCCTAGTACACCGCTACATCGACAGTGCCAACGCTGCGGGTATTGATTCAATCCCCACCGTCGGCCGGTCCTTCTATGATTCAATGCTTGATACTTCAGCTCTGCTGGGGGTGTTGCCGTCCCGATTCGACACGATTCCGGATTGCATCGGCGCCAACCTTCCTGCCTGGATTGACCGCTATTTCGCCACGGCGCGCGGCACTGAGACGCAGCCTGCGTCCGCAATGACAAAGTGGTTCGATACTAACTATCACTACATTGTCCCAGAGCTATCCTCTCGGACGGTTTTTCGACCCGACGTGGCCACATGGCTCGGCGAAGCCTGTAATTTCCGTGCCTACAGCAAGGGCGTCATACGTCCGCATCTGATCGGCCCGTACACTTACCTAGCCCTGGCACGCACCGACGATGGCTCCGATCCGCTGGCCCTCCTGGAACAGCTCGTAGACGCTTACCAGGATATAATCGTGCGCCTTGGCGCTGAGGGGTTTGAGTGGGTACAACTCGATGAGCCTATCGCTGTCACAGATCTCGATGATGGCGCCCGGCAGCGTCTCCGTCGGTGCTACCAGGTGCTTTCCGACGCCGCCGAGGCTGCGGGGGCAAAGCTGTGGGTACAAACTTACTTCGGCGACGGCGATCAGGCCCTAGAGATTTTCTCCGGAACCGGAGTCGGCGCCATCGGCGTCGACTTAGTCGCTGGAGGGGCTGAATTGCCTCACTGGACCGGGCAAGAGGTGTTGGTTGCGGGCATCGTGGATGGGCGCAATGTATGGAGGCGTGACCTCGACGAAGCTCTGAATATTCTCGAGAATCTCGCAGACCGAGGCGAGATTATCGTTTCCACCAGCTGTTCTCTGCTGCATGTTCCGTACTCGCTGAGGGCTGAGACCCCCACCGAAAGTGAGGCCGAGATCCACGATTGGCTAGCGTTTGGTGAAGAGAAAATCGCCGAGGTCGCGCTTTTGGCCCGAGTTCTTCAAGCGCGCATTAACGGCACGGACATCACTGCTGACGATGCCGCGGCGCTGAGGCGGGCCCGTGTGGCCGTCGGTAAGCGGGCGACTTCAGAGTTAATCCACAATGAGCGGGTTGAGAGGCGAGTGGCTGCAGTCGGCGAGCAGGACAGGACTCGCACTCCGTTCGAGCGCAGGCGTGCGGCCCAGGAAAAGACGCTGAATCTGCCCGAGTTGCCGACCACCACTATTGGATCCTTCCCTCAGACTGCGGAAATCCGCAGGGCCCGGGCGCGCCTGCGCCGCGGCGACCTTACCCCGGAGCGGTACGACGCGGCGATGATAGCTGAAATCCGCGAGGTCATTGAACGCCAGGAGGAGCTTGGTCTTGACGTGCTAGTTCACGGAGAGCCAGAGCGCAATGATATGGTGCAGTACTTCTCTGAGCAGCTCGACGGGTACCTAGCCACGACGAATGGCTGGGTGCAGTCTTATGGCTCCCGATGTGTGCGTCCTCCGATTCTGTTCGGTGATGTATCCCGCCCGGAGCCGATGACGGTGCGCTGGTATGAGGCAGCGGCGACGATGACGTCCCGTCAGGTCAAGGGCATGCTGACCGGGCCGGTGACGATGCTTGCATGGTCTTTTGTTCGCGACGATCAGCCACTGGGAACTACCGCAGATCAGGTGGCGTTAGCGCTGCGTGACGAGATTGCCGATCTGGTGGCTGCCGGTGCGCGCATCATTCAGGTAGATGAGCCTGCAATCCGTGAGCTGCTGCCGCTGAGGAAGGAGGATCAGCCCGCCTACCTCGAATGGGCGGTCGGATCCTTCCGTCTGGCCACGGCCGGAGTGGCCGATGACATCCAGATTCACACCCATATGTGCTATTCGGAATTCAATGAGCTAATCGGCACTATCGGTGATTTGGATGCCGATGTTACCTCCATCGAAGCGGCCCGAAATGGAATGCAAGTCCTTGCCGCCCTCTCCAACGCCGGCTACGCACAAGGAATCGGCCCCGGTGTGTGGGATATCCACTCGCCGCGTGTGCCGGGGCAGCAAGAGGTCGATGACCTGATTTCTGACGCGTTGGCGAGCGTGGACCCCAAGCTGCTGTGGATCAACCCGGACTGTGGCCTGAAAACCCGGGGTTGGCCAGAGACAATCGCCTCCCTGAAAGTGCTGGTCAAGGCCGCTAAAAAAGCCCGCTCAGCAGCAGAACCGCTCTCCGAAGTGCGAGCCGGTGCGGAGCCGGTTTCAGAGGGGGCGCGGGTGCTGTAG